One window from the genome of Epinephelus moara isolate mb chromosome 21, YSFRI_EMoa_1.0, whole genome shotgun sequence encodes:
- the LOC126382740 gene encoding insulin-like growth factor-binding protein 3 yields MLSDATMDSCFRALCMTFVLASFTRRSGAVGPVIRCEPCDVGARLLCKPLPKDCAEKVREPGCGCCMTCALSFGQPCGVYTGRCGSGLTCQHQPGETKPLQALLEGRGVCANATNRRLTARPTPPVNELPAENVQTQDEERNSTGSGFQTSYSTHRPMGPPRPPLHPYFPSAKSEVLRREQQKRTQSFKMEELPGPLITDQQNFSLETKQEPEYGPCRREIESILSSLKITDILNPRGFRIPNCDKKGFYKKKQCRPSKGRKRGFCWCVDKYGQPLPGFDGKERGDAQYYNSESQ; encoded by the exons ATGCTCTCAGACGCCACAATGGATTCCTGTTTTCGCGCACTTTGCATGACTTTTGTTCTGGCATCGTTCACCCGGAGGTCAGGTGCGGTCGGACCGGTTATCAGATGCGAGCCATGTGATGTTGGAGCGCGGCTTTTGTGCAAACCTTTACCCAAGGACTGCGCCGAGAAGGTCCGCGAACCGGGCTGCGGCTGCTGCATGACTTGCGCGCTGAGCTTCGGCCAGCCGTGCGGCGTGTACACCGGGAGATGTGGCTCCGGGCTCACTTGTCAGCATCAGCCCGGTGAGACGAAACCTCTGCAGGCTCTGCTGGAGGGACGGGGGGTCTGTGCAAACGCTACAAATAGGCGACTTACAGCCAGACCGACACCTCCAGTCAATGAACTGCCAG CAGAGAATGTACAGACTCAGGACGAGGAGAGGAATTCCACCGGCTCAGGCTTTCAGACCTCGTACAGCACCCACAGACCCATGGGACCCCCGAGACCTCCGCTTCACCCCTACTTCCCCTCTGCCAAGTCAGAGGTCCTCAGACGGGAGCAGCAGAAACGAACCCAGAGCTTTAAAATGGAGGAGCTCCCGGGACCACTCATCACAGACCAACAAAACTTCTCTCTAGAGACCAAACAGGAGCCTGAGTAT GGTCCCTGTCGGAGAGAGATTGAGAGCATTCTCAGCAGCCTCAAGATTACAGACATTCTCAACCCCAGAGGTTTCCGCATACCAAACTGTGACAAGAAGGGCTTCTATAAGAAAaagcag TGCCGTCCATCCAAAGGCAGAAAGCGAGGCTTCTGTTGGTGTGTGGACAAATACGGGCAGCCCTTGCCAGGTTTTGATGGGAAGGAGCGAGGAGACGCCCAGTACTACAACTCTGAGAGCCAATAG